The Candidatus Desulfarcum epimagneticum genomic interval ATGGAATAGTATTTTGGTTTCAAAAAAAAACATTCGAATTCTGGAACAAAGGCTTAAAACAAAAACCGTCGACGGTCACACACTGATCGCCAGGGCATTAAAGCGACTGGGCGTCACCCATGTGTACGGCATTGGAGGCACACCCATAAGGGAAACATTCGGGGCATGCGTCAAAACCGGCATCCGGCACATCGGCGCACACGGCCAGCAGGCGGCCGCCATGATGTCCATGGCGCAAAACTACATGTCCGGGAAAATAACCTCCGCCGTTATTTTATCCGCCGGACCCGCCGTGACCAACGCTGTCACGGCCGCTTTGACGGCAAAAGACAATCATTGGCCCCTCATCCTCATGGGCGGAAGACGCCCCGTGGCCATGAAATCCATGGGATCATTTCAGGAGCTTGACGCCGCGAGGCTTTTTGAGCCCATCACCAAGTGGAGCGCTCTGATCAAATCCGTTGACGACATTCCCCGGTATCTTCAAAAAGCCTTTTATATTTCCGGGACCGGAAGGCCGGGCCCCGTGTATATAGACATTTCGGAAGATGCGCTGACGCATGTCGTCCCGGATGAAAACAGGGCGATTAAAACAAAAATCCACCACCCATGCCCCGACATCCATCCTCCCGACGCCGCAGTCATTCAGAAAGCTTCGGATATGCTGATGAAGGCCGGGAGTCCTTTGATGATCATCGGAAAGGGGGTCCGGTGGTCCGAGCCCTATGAGGAGCTGCTGAGTCTGGCCCATGATTTCAAAATCCCGTTTATCACATCGCCCATGGGGCAGGGGTATATTCCGGATCATCACCCCATGCGCTTCAACGCCATTAAAAATTTCGCCCAGTCAAAGGCGGATATGGCCCTGGTCGTGGGAACAAGGCTGGACTGGACTTTCAGGTTCGGCGCCGAATTGCCGCGGGAAGCGAAACTGATCCATATTGACCTGGATGACGCGGGAATGGAAACAAATCGCTTTCCCGACGCGGCTCTCACAGGGGATATCAAATCGGTTTTGAAACGGCTTTTAAAAAACATGCAAGCCGGGAATCGAGACCCTTCAAGACCCAGGCGAATGAAAAAGTGGCATGACATTTTGCGTGAAAAACAAAAAACAAGAACGCGGGAGATGGATTCGCGTATCAAATCAAAATCCATCCCCATGTCGCCTTATCATCTGATCCATGAAATCAAAGCCTTTTTGCCAAAGGACGCGATCTGCGCCATTGACGGGGGAGTCATTTTGGCGGCCGCCCAGGAATGCCTCCCCACCCATATGCCCGGTTCCCGATTTACTTCGGGCTCCAACGGATGCCTGGGGGTGGGGATTCCTTTCGGGATGGGGGCCAAACTGGCCTGTCCGGATCGTCCGGTTGTGGTTCTGTGCGGAGACGCCGCTTTCGGTTTCAGCGTCATGGAAATGGAGACAGCGGCAAGGCATGACATCCCCATCATCGTGGTCATCGCCAATAACAATGGTCCTCAAGGCGCATTGTTCCAGGAAACCATCTATCCGAAAGGCCATGAACGCTCGGCCATGTTTCTGCCCGAAATTCATTATGAAAAAATAATGGGCATATTCGGCGGACACATGGAATTCGTCACACATCCGGAACAGCTCCGGCCCGCCATGGCGCGGGCGGCCTCATCCGGCCGCCCTTCCTGCGTCAATGTGCGGGTGGACCCCCGCGCCCCCTATCCCAAAAACACATTTTAATTGAAATAAAAAACCATCATGGCTCCCAAAAAAATAAGCCCCGAAACGCTTTCGCTCATCGAAAAAAAACTGGGGAAAAAAATCCCAACCCAAAACGGGCCGGTCAAAAGCAAACATTTGCCCGGGGATGTTCTTCCCCTTTCCTTTTCCCAGACCCGGCTGTGGTTTTTAGACCGGCTGGACCCCGGCCTTCCCCTGTACAACACTCCAAAGGCCTGGCGTCTGAAAGGCCTGTTAAACATAAACGCGCTTGAAAAAAGTATAGACCACATTCTGGCGCGGCATGAAAGCCTGCGCGCCGTTTTTACGGACGTGAACGGCTCGCCGGCGGCGCGGGTTCTTCCCTCAGGACCGAATTTTAAGCTTGAACCAATGGATTTGAGGGACATCCCGGAT includes:
- a CDS encoding conserved hypothetical protein (Evidence 4 : Unknown function but conserved in other organisms), translated to MVSKKNIRILEQRLKTKTVDGHTLIARALKRLGVTHVYGIGGTPIRETFGACVKTGIRHIGAHGQQAAAMMSMAQNYMSGKITSAVILSAGPAVTNAVTAALTAKDNHWPLILMGGRRPVAMKSMGSFQELDAARLFEPITKWSALIKSVDDIPRYLQKAFYISGTGRPGPVYIDISEDALTHVVPDENRAIKTKIHHPCPDIHPPDAAVIQKASDMLMKAGSPLMIIGKGVRWSEPYEELLSLAHDFKIPFITSPMGQGYIPDHHPMRFNAIKNFAQSKADMALVVGTRLDWTFRFGAELPREAKLIHIDLDDAGMETNRFPDAALTGDIKSVLKRLLKNMQAGNRDPSRPRRMKKWHDILREKQKTRTREMDSRIKSKSIPMSPYHLIHEIKAFLPKDAICAIDGGVILAAAQECLPTHMPGSRFTSGSNGCLGVGIPFGMGAKLACPDRPVVVLCGDAAFGFSVMEMETAARHDIPIIVVIANNNGPQGALFQETIYPKGHERSAMFLPEIHYEKIMGIFGGHMEFVTHPEQLRPAMARAASSGRPSCVNVRVDPRAPYPKNTF